A window of the Branchiibius hedensis genome harbors these coding sequences:
- a CDS encoding GNAT family N-acetyltransferase, with translation MATVRRLPRRTLLAMEGDLPTDVVIRSATDDDIGAIRGVGAATWPTTYGFAGSEYVEHGLATWWSREAVATSLEVTNTYVAQDGDVIVGMGNIDLRQELPTIWKLYVLPGHQGRRIGHQLLTRLIQDTPPDADGVVLSYIDGNEAAARFYRRHGFRELRREVSQSPGWPAEVWMIRPRR, from the coding sequence ATGGCCACGGTGCGCCGCCTGCCGCGTCGTACATTGCTGGCCATGGAGGGTGACCTGCCGACCGACGTTGTCATCCGCAGCGCGACCGACGACGACATCGGCGCCATCCGTGGCGTCGGGGCCGCGACGTGGCCGACCACCTATGGCTTCGCGGGTTCGGAGTATGTCGAGCACGGCCTGGCCACATGGTGGAGCCGGGAGGCGGTCGCCACCAGTCTGGAGGTGACGAACACCTATGTGGCGCAGGACGGGGACGTCATCGTCGGCATGGGCAACATCGACCTACGCCAGGAACTCCCAACGATCTGGAAGCTGTACGTGCTGCCTGGCCACCAAGGACGTCGGATCGGACACCAGCTTCTGACGCGTCTGATCCAGGACACACCACCCGATGCCGACGGCGTCGTACTCAGTTACATCGATGGCAACGAAGCGGCAGCCCGGTTCTACCGTCGGCACGGATTCCGCGAGTTACGCCGGGAGGTTAGCCAGAGCCCCGGTTGGCCGGCAGAAGTGTGGATGATCCGACCCCGGCGATAG
- a CDS encoding alpha/beta fold hydrolase — MDESLGVVLLHGLGTGPDNWAATRSHLGPATTIEAPRICAVDGSLDFSLAGAVEITREALGRVDAAQCVLVGHSLGAVVALATALTDVRLDHLVLVSGFAKAPRKLLSTQAAAFRFVPQALLGRDVDRRALIKPMKQLRTVDLRARAAALDLPTTVVCGTRDWPNRRQAAVLARLIPCADLRMLHGVGHMVPTQAPDKLAEIVTGSR; from the coding sequence ATGGACGAGTCGCTCGGCGTCGTGTTGCTGCACGGGCTGGGCACCGGACCCGACAACTGGGCAGCGACGCGCAGTCACTTGGGTCCAGCCACCACGATCGAAGCCCCACGCATCTGCGCTGTCGACGGCTCCCTCGACTTCAGCCTCGCCGGGGCCGTAGAGATCACCCGCGAGGCGCTCGGGCGAGTGGACGCCGCTCAATGTGTTCTCGTGGGGCATTCCCTCGGCGCTGTCGTTGCGCTCGCGACTGCTCTGACCGACGTGCGCCTCGACCATCTGGTCCTGGTGAGCGGGTTCGCGAAAGCCCCACGCAAATTGCTCTCAACCCAGGCCGCCGCGTTCCGGTTCGTGCCCCAGGCCCTACTTGGTCGCGACGTGGATCGGCGAGCGCTGATCAAACCCATGAAGCAGTTACGGACGGTGGACTTACGCGCCCGCGCTGCCGCCCTCGATCTGCCCACCACCGTCGTATGTGGGACCCGAGACTGGCCCAACCGTCGCCAGGCCGCCGTACTTGCCCGGCTCATCCCCTGCGCAGACCTGCGAATGCTGCACGGCGTCGGACATATGGTCCCGACTCAGGCGCCCGACAAACTCGCCGAGATCGTCACGGGTAGTAGGTGA
- a CDS encoding FitA-like ribbon-helix-helix domain-containing protein — MAEQILIRNLPEGTKSALRARAQQHGRSLEAEARLILAAAVEASNATMVDLLGTSDADITFDPQRLGLTARSTEL; from the coding sequence ATGGCCGAGCAGATCTTGATCCGGAATCTTCCCGAGGGCACCAAGTCCGCACTCCGGGCACGCGCACAGCAACACGGACGCTCCCTCGAGGCGGAAGCGCGCCTGATTCTCGCCGCGGCCGTCGAGGCCAGTAACGCGACGATGGTCGACCTCCTTGGCACCAGCGATGCGGACATCACGTTCGATCCGCAGCGGCTCGGATTGACCGCACGCAGCACTGAGTTGTGA
- a CDS encoding DNA gyrase/topoisomerase IV subunit A — protein MATKKNNDDGFVPDDQQHIIDIDVEDEMQTAFLEYAYSVIYARALPDARDGLKPVQRRILYAMTELGLRPDRPHVKCSRVIGEVMGKYHPHGDTAIYDTMVRMAQPFTMRLPLIDGHGNFGSLDDGPAASRYTEARLAPAALLMTQSLDENTVDFVPNYDEQFMQPAVLPAAYPNLLVNGAAGIAVGMATNMPPHNLVEVIGAARHLIKHPDCSLDDLMRFVPGPDLPMGGQIVGLEGIRDAYLTGRGTFRTRATARIEDITPRRKGIVVTELPYLVGPEKVIEKIKDLHSSKKLQGISDVKDLSDRNNGLRLVIEVKNGFNPDAVLASLYKLTPMEESFGINNVALVDGQPQTLGLKDLLKVYVDFRIDVVRRRTQFRLDKRKDRLHLVDGLLLALVDIDEVIQVIRTSDDVGTARARLIDVFDLTEVQANYILDLQLRRLTKFSRIELEKEAEELRREIEELEAILGDENRLKALVSSELADVAKAHGTPRRTILLESAGTPATIDTPLEVADDPCFVLLSSTGLLARTTNVDPLATEGSRRKHDVIVGAVRTTVRGEFGAVTSAGRVVRLSALELPTLVPTNDPPALAGGAPIGAYVDLPAGERILTLCSVQADSPGLALGTREGVVKRVNPDYPAKDSFEVITLKDGDEVVGAVELVSGTEELVFVSTDASLLHFSASAVRPQGRAGGGMAGIKLAAGQRVVFFGAVSGEAAVVTIAGSSGALPGTETGSVKITPFEEYPGKGRATGGVRAHRFLRGEDELILAYVGAPPVRAAASSGTQVALPTEPGRRDGSGTPAAAPIAALASSVLTGVSASPQES, from the coding sequence ATGGCGACCAAGAAGAACAACGACGACGGCTTCGTCCCCGACGACCAGCAGCACATCATCGACATCGACGTCGAGGACGAGATGCAGACGGCGTTCCTGGAGTACGCCTACAGCGTCATCTACGCCCGGGCGCTGCCGGATGCACGCGACGGCCTGAAGCCGGTGCAGCGGCGAATCCTCTACGCGATGACCGAGCTGGGGCTGCGCCCGGACCGTCCGCACGTCAAGTGCAGCCGGGTCATCGGCGAGGTGATGGGTAAGTACCACCCGCACGGCGACACGGCGATCTACGACACGATGGTCCGGATGGCGCAGCCGTTCACGATGCGGCTGCCGCTGATCGACGGGCACGGCAACTTCGGCTCGCTGGACGACGGCCCGGCCGCGAGCCGGTACACCGAGGCCCGCCTGGCTCCGGCCGCCCTGCTGATGACGCAGAGCCTGGACGAGAACACCGTCGACTTCGTCCCGAACTACGACGAGCAGTTCATGCAGCCGGCGGTGCTTCCCGCGGCCTACCCCAACCTGCTGGTCAACGGCGCGGCCGGGATCGCGGTCGGCATGGCCACCAACATGCCGCCGCACAACCTGGTCGAGGTCATCGGCGCTGCCCGGCACCTGATCAAGCACCCGGATTGCTCCCTGGATGACCTGATGCGGTTCGTCCCCGGTCCGGACCTGCCGATGGGCGGGCAGATCGTCGGACTGGAGGGCATCCGCGATGCGTATCTGACCGGTCGCGGCACGTTCCGCACCCGCGCGACCGCCCGGATCGAGGACATCACCCCGCGCCGCAAGGGCATCGTGGTCACCGAGTTGCCCTACCTGGTCGGCCCGGAGAAGGTCATCGAAAAGATCAAAGACCTGCACAGTTCCAAGAAGCTGCAAGGCATTTCGGACGTCAAGGACCTCTCGGACCGCAACAACGGCTTGCGCCTGGTGATCGAGGTCAAGAACGGTTTCAACCCTGACGCCGTGCTCGCCAGTCTCTACAAACTGACCCCGATGGAAGAGTCCTTCGGTATCAACAACGTCGCGCTGGTCGACGGTCAGCCGCAGACGCTGGGCCTGAAGGACCTGCTCAAGGTCTACGTCGACTTCCGGATCGACGTGGTGCGCCGGCGCACCCAGTTCCGGTTGGACAAGCGCAAGGACCGCCTGCACCTGGTCGACGGTCTGTTGCTCGCCCTGGTCGACATCGACGAAGTCATCCAGGTGATCCGGACCAGCGACGATGTGGGTACGGCGCGCGCCCGGCTCATCGACGTCTTCGACCTGACCGAGGTGCAGGCCAACTACATCCTCGACCTGCAACTGCGCCGCCTCACCAAGTTCTCCCGCATCGAGTTGGAGAAGGAGGCCGAGGAACTGCGCCGCGAGATCGAGGAGCTCGAGGCTATCCTGGGTGACGAAAACCGTTTGAAGGCACTGGTTTCCAGCGAACTCGCGGACGTCGCCAAAGCGCACGGCACGCCGCGTCGCACCATCCTGCTGGAGTCGGCGGGCACCCCGGCGACGATCGACACACCGCTCGAAGTCGCTGACGACCCGTGCTTCGTGCTGCTGTCCTCGACCGGGCTGCTCGCGCGGACGACCAACGTGGATCCCCTTGCGACAGAGGGAAGTCGGCGCAAACACGACGTGATCGTCGGCGCTGTGCGTACGACGGTCCGCGGCGAATTCGGTGCCGTCACCTCCGCGGGGCGCGTGGTGCGGCTGTCTGCCCTGGAGCTGCCGACCCTGGTCCCGACCAACGATCCGCCTGCCCTCGCCGGAGGAGCACCGATCGGAGCGTACGTCGACCTGCCGGCCGGCGAACGGATCCTCACCCTGTGCTCGGTGCAGGCAGACTCCCCCGGGCTCGCGCTCGGCACTCGCGAAGGCGTGGTGAAACGGGTCAACCCGGACTACCCGGCGAAGGATTCCTTCGAGGTCATCACACTCAAGGATGGCGACGAGGTCGTCGGCGCGGTCGAACTCGTCTCGGGCACAGAGGAACTCGTCTTCGTCAGCACTGACGCGTCGCTGCTGCACTTCTCGGCTTCTGCCGTGCGACCCCAGGGTCGCGCCGGCGGTGGCATGGCCGGTATCAAACTGGCGGCCGGTCAGCGCGTCGTCTTCTTCGGTGCGGTATCCGGCGAGGCGGCCGTGGTGACGATCGCCGGCTCGTCCGGTGCCCTGCCGGGCACCGAGACCGGCTCGGTCAAGATCACCCCGTTCGAGGAGTACCCCGGTAAGGGTCGGGCGACCGGCGGCGTGCGGGCGCACCGGTTCCTGCGCGGGGAGGACGAACTCATCCTCGCCTACGTCGGTGCGCCGCCGGTGCGGGCCGCTGCATCCTCCGGCACCCAGGTCGCGCTACCCACGGAGCCGGGCAGGCGGGACGGAAGTGGCACCCCGGCGGCCGCGCCGATCGCCGCGTTGGCCTCCAGCGTCCTGACCGGTGTGTCCGCGTCGCCGCAAGAGTCGTGA
- a CDS encoding VOC family protein, whose protein sequence is MTTRLNPYLSFRGNAREAMTAYHTIFGGDLDLTTFSMFDMPVDDAEKEWVMHGLLKTAGGHALMGADIPGSMELPPNGVVALTGDEPAVVQGWWDALAEDATIEVPLKQAPWGDYYGELTDRFGIRWMVDFGEPSSPNNT, encoded by the coding sequence ATGACGACGCGCCTCAATCCCTATCTGAGCTTCCGTGGCAACGCGCGCGAGGCGATGACGGCGTACCACACGATCTTCGGTGGTGACCTCGACCTGACCACTTTCTCGATGTTCGACATGCCGGTCGATGACGCTGAGAAGGAGTGGGTCATGCACGGCCTGCTCAAGACCGCCGGTGGTCACGCCTTGATGGGTGCGGACATCCCGGGCTCGATGGAGCTGCCGCCGAACGGCGTCGTTGCTCTCACCGGCGATGAGCCGGCGGTCGTCCAAGGCTGGTGGGATGCCCTGGCCGAGGACGCCACGATCGAGGTGCCTCTGAAGCAGGCACCGTGGGGTGACTACTACGGCGAATTGACCGACCGGTTCGGGATCCGTTGGATGGTCGACTTCGGCGAGCCGTCCTCGCCCAACAACACCTGA
- a CDS encoding type II toxin-antitoxin system VapC family toxin → MTLVVDASAVSEILLGTAAGQRAAAALDGHELLAPQHLTAEFASVVRGWSLSRQISDESALRAFREFIALDIEQVSMDQMLPAVYALRHNVSAYDAMYVVLARAAQCRLLTLDARLAAAAADCALLP, encoded by the coding sequence ATGACACTCGTCGTCGATGCATCCGCCGTATCCGAGATCCTGCTCGGAACCGCGGCCGGTCAGCGTGCGGCAGCCGCGCTTGACGGTCACGAGCTTCTGGCTCCGCAGCACCTCACGGCCGAATTCGCTTCCGTCGTCCGCGGATGGTCGCTCAGTCGGCAGATCTCTGATGAGAGCGCTCTCCGGGCGTTTCGCGAGTTCATCGCTCTCGACATCGAGCAGGTGTCGATGGACCAGATGCTCCCGGCCGTCTACGCCCTACGCCACAATGTCAGCGCCTACGACGCCATGTACGTCGTGCTTGCTCGGGCGGCGCAATGCCGCCTACTGACCCTTGACGCACGCCTCGCTGCTGCCGCCGCGGACTGCGCGCTGCTGCCCTAA
- a CDS encoding HhH-GPD-type base excision DNA repair protein — MALQIAQDPAADEVLSNDAFGLLVGMLLDQQFPMERAFGGPLKIKERFGTLSPEKIAAADPEAFADLCATPPAIHRYGRSMAGRVQQLAVVVRDEYGGDAASIWTTASSTTELLKRLKALPGFGDQKARIFAALLGKQLGVQPAGWRETIGPYAEPGSFRSVADVVDEGSLQKVREFKKAAKAAAKG; from the coding sequence ATGGCTTTGCAGATCGCCCAGGACCCGGCCGCGGACGAAGTGCTCTCGAACGATGCGTTCGGACTTCTGGTCGGCATGTTGCTGGACCAGCAGTTCCCGATGGAGCGTGCGTTCGGCGGACCGCTGAAAATCAAGGAGCGCTTCGGCACGTTGTCGCCGGAGAAGATCGCTGCCGCCGATCCCGAGGCATTTGCTGACCTGTGTGCGACCCCGCCCGCAATTCACCGGTACGGGCGTTCGATGGCTGGGCGCGTGCAACAACTCGCCGTTGTGGTGCGCGATGAGTACGGCGGCGACGCGGCCTCGATCTGGACCACCGCCTCCTCGACGACCGAGTTGCTGAAGCGGCTGAAGGCACTCCCGGGCTTCGGCGATCAGAAGGCCCGGATCTTCGCCGCGCTGCTCGGCAAACAGCTGGGCGTGCAACCGGCCGGTTGGCGCGAAACCATCGGCCCGTACGCCGAGCCCGGCAGCTTCCGCTCGGTCGCCGATGTCGTCGACGAGGGTTCGCTGCAAAAGGTTCGCGAGTTCAAGAAGGCTGCGAAAGCAGCGGCCAAGGGCTGA
- a CDS encoding S1 family peptidase: MPKTALTLAAAAALSTGVMASAHAAPTQTTSPGGRVLQIHQAASKSTAAKVTPKIIGGTSTTSPYIVQLVFGQSGGTYGCTGEAISANWVLTAQHCIDGTDWMDVYYSNSTSNPGTPVAADEVYGSSYGDVALVHLSTAKSVSTYGSLATSYTAKAGDAGTIYGYGLRANQQQSTGLYKATVNVLGASTDAYNGKAVHVQGVNGASNHGDSGGPLIVGGKIVGVCSTGDQADPGSNINATSNYANLTASRSWIKSTSGV; the protein is encoded by the coding sequence ATGCCGAAGACAGCCCTGACTCTGGCAGCGGCAGCGGCCCTCTCGACCGGAGTCATGGCATCGGCCCACGCTGCACCGACCCAGACCACCTCGCCCGGCGGCCGCGTCCTACAGATCCACCAGGCCGCGAGCAAGAGCACTGCTGCCAAGGTGACGCCGAAGATCATCGGTGGCACAAGCACGACCTCGCCGTACATCGTGCAGTTGGTCTTCGGGCAGTCCGGCGGCACGTACGGCTGCACGGGAGAGGCGATTTCGGCGAACTGGGTTCTTACTGCGCAGCACTGCATCGACGGCACCGACTGGATGGACGTCTACTACAGCAACAGCACGAGCAACCCCGGCACTCCGGTGGCGGCCGACGAGGTCTATGGGTCGTCGTACGGCGATGTGGCCCTGGTGCACCTGTCCACGGCCAAGTCGGTTTCGACCTACGGGTCTCTCGCCACGTCGTACACCGCGAAGGCGGGGGACGCAGGGACGATCTACGGCTACGGCCTACGAGCCAACCAGCAGCAGAGCACCGGCCTCTACAAGGCGACGGTCAACGTGCTCGGTGCGAGCACGGATGCCTACAACGGCAAGGCCGTTCACGTGCAGGGCGTCAACGGCGCTAGCAATCACGGTGACTCCGGTGGGCCGCTGATCGTGGGCGGCAAGATCGTCGGCGTGTGCTCGACCGGCGACCAAGCCGACCCCGGCTCGAACATCAACGCGACGTCGAACTACGCGAACCTGACCGCAAGCCGGTCCTGGATCAAGTCGACTTCGGGAGTCTGA
- a CDS encoding sucrase ferredoxin — protein MSATADSCSGQWDDAGLPALGTASQAAFWVALEQDGPWGREAITESHLDPAVGSALAQACSDHGGRLLLIRRPGRHVDVGTASPTVLIAGGLATDPWLLVGSVDDPRELLRTPWPLLAGEDPDAVTATLDTFDETRDPALLICTNSKRDVCCAVRGRPLALALQEQFPGRVWECSHTGGHRFAPTGIALPSGQTYARVTAETAAAIIPAERRGEIPAELNHSAYDRGRSVLTPPAQAAESVVRESISELSLRTLSTELHPDGDGWTGRVTHRDGRTWPVDVRRVAGPELKDSCVKVAKSSSFFEVSFSG, from the coding sequence GTGAGCGCCACCGCGGACTCCTGCTCGGGGCAATGGGACGACGCCGGCCTGCCCGCCCTGGGCACTGCGTCGCAGGCGGCGTTCTGGGTCGCGCTCGAGCAGGACGGCCCGTGGGGTCGCGAGGCGATCACCGAGTCGCACCTTGATCCCGCGGTGGGATCCGCTCTGGCACAGGCGTGTTCGGATCATGGGGGTCGCCTGCTACTGATCCGCCGGCCGGGTAGGCACGTCGACGTGGGCACCGCCTCGCCGACCGTTCTTATCGCCGGCGGCCTGGCCACCGACCCGTGGCTGCTGGTGGGAAGCGTCGATGACCCCAGGGAGTTGCTGCGGACGCCGTGGCCGCTGTTGGCCGGGGAAGACCCTGACGCCGTGACGGCGACTCTGGACACGTTCGACGAGACCCGTGACCCGGCGCTGTTGATCTGCACCAACAGCAAGCGCGACGTGTGCTGCGCCGTGCGGGGACGACCTCTCGCGTTGGCGCTCCAGGAGCAGTTCCCGGGACGGGTGTGGGAGTGCTCGCACACCGGCGGCCACCGCTTCGCGCCCACCGGGATCGCGTTGCCGTCCGGCCAGACCTACGCCCGCGTGACTGCAGAGACCGCGGCCGCAATCATCCCGGCCGAACGTCGAGGTGAGATTCCGGCAGAACTCAACCACTCGGCGTACGACCGGGGCCGCTCCGTCCTCACTCCCCCAGCGCAAGCGGCGGAATCCGTTGTCCGCGAATCAATTTCGGAGCTGTCCCTCCGCACCTTGAGCACCGAACTACATCCGGACGGCGACGGCTGGACCGGACGCGTCACCCACCGCGACGGGCGGACCTGGCCGGTCGACGTACGCCGAGTGGCTGGCCCGGAGCTCAAAGACTCCTGCGTGAAGGTGGCTAAGTCGTCGTCGTTCTTCGAGGTGTCATTCTCCGGTTGA
- a CDS encoding FitA-like ribbon-helix-helix domain-containing protein, giving the protein MTTIQVRNVSDETSRALKAKAALEGRSLSDYLLRELDRIATRPSRAELLEQIASRGVVELTSAAEVLADQRAAR; this is encoded by the coding sequence ATGACAACGATCCAGGTTCGCAACGTCTCCGATGAGACCAGTCGCGCGCTCAAGGCGAAGGCCGCGTTGGAAGGTCGTTCCTTGAGCGACTACCTGTTGCGCGAACTCGACCGCATCGCGACGCGCCCGAGTCGTGCCGAGCTGCTGGAACAGATCGCAAGCCGCGGAGTCGTCGAACTCACCTCTGCGGCAGAGGTGCTCGCGGATCAGCGCGCAGCCCGATGA
- a CDS encoding DinB family protein gives MTSARTDPPLQADEPTMLLAFLQYHRDTLLLKASGLNARQLDTALSPSPMTLGGMLKHLALVEDNWIQEVLLGRPEPEPWASVDWEDDRDWDWHSARDDDPLTLFALLEQAQERSDVGISEALLAGGLNALSARPSRHTGELFSLRWILLHLIEEYARHNGHADLIRESIDGSTGE, from the coding sequence ATGACCTCTGCGCGGACCGACCCACCACTGCAGGCCGACGAGCCGACGATGTTGCTGGCCTTCTTGCAGTACCACCGCGACACGCTTCTGCTCAAGGCGTCTGGCCTCAACGCGCGGCAGCTCGACACCGCGCTGTCGCCCTCGCCGATGACCTTGGGTGGAATGCTGAAACACCTTGCGCTGGTGGAAGATAACTGGATCCAGGAGGTCCTTCTGGGTCGCCCCGAGCCAGAGCCGTGGGCTTCGGTGGACTGGGAGGACGATCGCGACTGGGATTGGCACAGCGCCCGGGACGACGATCCGCTGACTCTGTTCGCGCTGCTGGAACAGGCGCAGGAGCGCTCCGATGTCGGGATCAGCGAGGCGCTGTTGGCTGGTGGGTTGAACGCCCTATCCGCGCGGCCATCCCGCCACACCGGCGAGTTGTTCAGCCTGCGCTGGATCCTGTTGCATCTGATCGAGGAGTACGCCCGACACAACGGGCACGCCGATCTGATTCGTGAGTCGATCGACGGCTCAACCGGAGAATGA
- a CDS encoding type II toxin-antitoxin system VapC family toxin, with product MTASTQYLLDTNVVSALRVLGRNPAVEKWAASVPVSDQFVTAMTIAEIGRGVAAKERTDPAAGAVLRHWFEERVLPAFAGRVLSFDLPAAVVLASYRVPEHAPLDDALIAAVAQSADLVVVTRNVRHFAPLPVRCLDPWETAP from the coding sequence GTGACCGCTTCGACGCAGTATTTGCTCGATACCAACGTGGTGTCCGCGCTACGGGTCCTGGGTCGCAACCCGGCGGTCGAGAAGTGGGCTGCGTCGGTCCCGGTCTCCGACCAGTTCGTGACGGCCATGACGATTGCTGAGATCGGACGCGGTGTGGCGGCGAAAGAGCGCACCGACCCCGCAGCGGGCGCAGTTCTTCGGCACTGGTTCGAAGAGCGAGTGCTGCCGGCGTTCGCGGGACGCGTGCTCAGCTTCGACCTTCCCGCCGCCGTGGTCCTGGCGAGCTATCGGGTGCCTGAGCACGCCCCACTCGACGACGCGCTCATCGCGGCGGTTGCTCAGTCCGCGGACCTGGTCGTGGTGACCCGCAACGTGCGGCACTTCGCACCATTGCCCGTTCGCTGCCTCGACCCCTGGGAGACCGCACCGTAG
- a CDS encoding LLM class F420-dependent oxidoreductase, with protein sequence MTTRPVRIGVQLQPQHAEYAQIRDAVARAEDLGVDIAYNWDHFYPLYGEPEGKHFECWTMLAAWAEQTSRVEIGALVTCNSYRNPELLADMARTVDHISDGRLILGIGSGWFEKDYDEYGYTFGTAGGRLDKLRDDLPRIESRLGKLNPAPTRKIPVLTGGGGEKKTLRLVAQHADVWHTFVTGETLDHKISVLKGHCDAVGRNFEDIEISLGVPDDAGSAAEIGPKLLEQGVTQFTVGTGGPDYDLTRVQEFVAWRDSL encoded by the coding sequence ATGACGACACGACCCGTTCGCATTGGTGTCCAACTGCAACCGCAACACGCGGAGTACGCACAGATCCGGGACGCGGTCGCTCGCGCTGAGGATCTCGGCGTCGACATCGCCTATAACTGGGATCACTTCTACCCGCTCTATGGCGAGCCGGAGGGTAAGCACTTCGAGTGCTGGACCATGCTCGCGGCGTGGGCCGAGCAGACCAGCCGCGTCGAGATCGGCGCGTTGGTGACGTGCAACAGCTACCGCAACCCCGAGTTGCTGGCCGACATGGCGCGCACGGTCGACCACATCAGTGACGGCCGGTTGATCCTGGGTATCGGGTCGGGCTGGTTCGAGAAGGACTACGACGAGTACGGCTACACCTTCGGTACGGCGGGTGGCCGACTCGACAAGTTGCGCGATGACCTGCCGCGGATCGAGTCCCGGCTAGGCAAGCTGAACCCGGCGCCGACGCGCAAGATCCCGGTGCTGACCGGTGGCGGTGGCGAGAAGAAGACACTGCGTCTGGTCGCCCAGCACGCCGACGTGTGGCACACCTTCGTGACCGGCGAGACCCTGGACCACAAGATCTCCGTGTTGAAGGGGCACTGTGACGCGGTCGGGCGCAACTTCGAGGATATCGAGATCTCGCTGGGCGTGCCGGATGACGCGGGTTCGGCGGCCGAGATCGGGCCGAAGCTGTTGGAGCAGGGCGTCACGCAGTTCACCGTGGGGACCGGTGGCCCGGACTACGACCTGACGCGGGTGCAGGAGTTCGTGGCCTGGCGCGACAGCTTGTAG
- a CDS encoding polysaccharide deacetylase family protein: protein MPHGTVYALPGKGRNLALTVDDGADAAVVAAYAKFCADTGMRITCFVNGVNRGWTDSRPVLAPMVESGQVFLANHTWSHPDLRALTSVQVSDQVTRNEKFLRSTYGVSGRPFLRPPFGYYNAALARQLSDLGYPAITMWLGSLSDASVIAPERVVFHAKQWFLPQHLVIGHANHPAVTHVYGQLVDIIRERNLRPVTLADVFDVTAQ from the coding sequence GTGCCGCACGGCACGGTCTACGCGCTGCCCGGCAAAGGGCGAAACCTCGCCCTCACGGTTGACGACGGTGCGGACGCGGCGGTGGTCGCGGCGTACGCGAAGTTCTGCGCGGACACCGGCATGCGGATCACCTGCTTCGTCAACGGGGTGAACCGGGGCTGGACCGACAGCCGGCCCGTCTTGGCGCCGATGGTGGAGTCCGGGCAGGTGTTCCTGGCCAATCACACCTGGTCGCACCCGGACCTGCGCGCTCTGACGTCGGTGCAGGTCAGTGATCAGGTGACCCGGAACGAGAAGTTCCTGCGATCAACGTACGGCGTGTCAGGCCGACCATTCCTGCGACCACCGTTCGGGTACTACAACGCAGCCCTGGCCCGGCAGTTGTCCGACCTCGGCTATCCCGCGATCACCATGTGGCTGGGCAGCCTGTCCGACGCCAGCGTCATCGCGCCCGAGCGAGTGGTGTTTCACGCCAAGCAGTGGTTCCTGCCGCAGCACCTAGTGATCGGGCACGCCAACCATCCCGCCGTGACCCACGTCTACGGGCAGTTGGTCGACATCATCCGGGAGCGCAACCTGCGACCGGTCACCCTCGCCGATGTCTTCGATGTGACGGCACAATGA
- a CDS encoding ATP-binding domain-containing protein, which produces MNAGSNNHPPRALRSSGYEPWEVATTHNDLSDTVTRLAAHMADRWTGGSIGIIAPQRRLALLRDRLPDATVVSATEAKGLEWDAALVVDPTGITQEPRGWNGLYVALTRCTQELGQIHLTNA; this is translated from the coding sequence ATGAACGCGGGAAGCAACAACCACCCTCCGCGCGCGTTGCGCAGTTCCGGCTATGAGCCGTGGGAAGTGGCGACGACCCACAACGACTTGTCCGACACCGTGACTAGGTTGGCGGCACACATGGCCGATCGGTGGACAGGAGGAAGCATCGGGATCATCGCCCCGCAGCGCAGACTCGCCCTGCTACGTGACCGCCTACCGGATGCCACCGTGGTGAGCGCGACCGAAGCCAAAGGCCTGGAATGGGACGCCGCGCTCGTCGTGGACCCAACCGGCATCACCCAGGAGCCCCGTGGCTGGAACGGCCTGTACGTAGCGCTCACCCGATGCACTCAGGAGCTCGGCCAGATCCACCTAACCAACGCCTAG